The Micromonospora sp. NBC_01740 genome includes a window with the following:
- a CDS encoding RecB family exonuclease — translation MPERLFVCTPSKLGAYADCPRRYRYSYVDRPAPQKGPPWAHNSLGASVHNALKNWYALSPERRRPEALAALLKGTWVREGYRDDEQERAAYRRALGWLESYVETLEPGADPLGVERVVAVKTAVLAFNGRADRIDSRPGPDGPELVIVDYKTGRTGLDADDARGSQALALYAYAAERVFRRPCRRVELHHLPTGTVAAHEHTVESLARQLTRAEETARDIMAAERAVADGEDPDEAFPTTPGPRCGWCDYRRTCPVGAQAPGKEPWAAVERAADPVVAPAIDPASGQD, via the coding sequence ATGCCGGAGCGGCTCTTCGTCTGCACCCCGAGCAAGCTCGGCGCCTATGCCGACTGCCCCCGCCGCTACCGCTACTCCTACGTCGACCGTCCGGCCCCGCAGAAGGGCCCGCCGTGGGCGCACAACTCCCTCGGCGCGAGCGTGCACAACGCCCTGAAGAACTGGTATGCCCTGAGCCCCGAGCGGCGTCGGCCGGAGGCGCTCGCCGCGTTGCTCAAGGGCACCTGGGTGCGTGAGGGCTACCGTGACGACGAGCAGGAGCGGGCCGCCTACCGGCGGGCCCTGGGCTGGCTGGAGTCCTACGTCGAGACCCTGGAGCCCGGGGCCGACCCGCTCGGCGTGGAGCGCGTGGTGGCGGTCAAGACTGCGGTGCTCGCCTTCAACGGCCGGGCCGACCGGATCGACTCCCGCCCCGGGCCCGACGGCCCGGAGCTGGTGATCGTCGACTACAAGACGGGCCGCACGGGACTGGACGCCGACGACGCGCGCGGCTCGCAGGCGCTGGCGCTCTACGCGTACGCCGCCGAGCGGGTGTTCCGCCGGCCGTGCCGCCGGGTGGAGCTGCACCACCTGCCGACCGGCACGGTGGCCGCCCACGAGCACACCGTGGAGTCGCTGGCCCGGCAGCTCACCCGGGCGGAGGAGACCGCCCGCGACATCATGGCCGCCGAGCGGGCGGTCGCCGACGGGGAGGACCCCGACGAGGCGTTCCCGACCACGCCGGGCCCGCGCTGCGGCTGGTGCGACTACCGGCGCACCTGCCCGGTGGGGGCGCAGGCGCCGGGCAAGGAGCCGTGGGCGGCCGTCGAGCGCGCCGCCGACCCGGTGGTCGCGCCCGCGATCGACCCGGCGTCCGGCCAGGACTGA
- a CDS encoding oxygenase MpaB family protein, with protein MDSDDLGLFGPGSVTWKVHEEPILIVAGLRSLYLQSLHPRAMAGVAQNSNYRSDAWGRLVRTATYVGTTIYGTTAEAEAAGLRVRRRHARLRATDLFTGEEFRVDDPELLRWVHVTEVESFLDTARRAGLPLTADEIDGYYTEQRRSAALVGLDPATVPGTAAEVADYYRRIRPELRMTREAAETALFLTAPPIPWKLSLPARIGLNLGPPRWAYFGIAGTALALLPAWARRMYGGLGLPTTALSADLSVRALRLTLATLPRRWREGPLQQAAKERAARLTGTPA; from the coding sequence GTGGACTCCGATGACCTCGGCCTCTTCGGTCCGGGTTCGGTCACGTGGAAGGTGCACGAGGAGCCGATCCTGATCGTCGCCGGCCTGCGTTCGCTCTACCTCCAGTCGTTGCATCCCCGGGCCATGGCCGGGGTCGCCCAAAACAGCAACTACCGCTCCGACGCCTGGGGCCGCCTGGTGCGTACCGCCACCTACGTCGGCACCACCATCTACGGCACCACCGCCGAGGCGGAGGCCGCCGGGCTCCGGGTACGCCGCCGGCACGCCCGCCTGCGGGCCACCGACCTGTTCACCGGGGAGGAGTTCCGGGTCGACGATCCCGAACTGCTGCGCTGGGTGCACGTCACCGAGGTCGAATCGTTCCTCGACACGGCCCGCCGGGCCGGGCTGCCGCTGACCGCCGACGAGATCGACGGCTACTACACCGAGCAGCGGCGCTCCGCCGCCCTGGTCGGCCTGGACCCGGCGACGGTGCCGGGCACCGCCGCCGAGGTGGCCGACTACTACCGGCGGATCCGTCCGGAGTTGCGGATGACCCGCGAGGCGGCCGAGACGGCGCTCTTCCTCACCGCGCCGCCGATCCCGTGGAAGCTCAGCCTGCCCGCCCGGATCGGGCTCAACCTCGGGCCGCCCCGCTGGGCGTACTTCGGCATCGCCGGCACGGCGCTCGCGCTGCTGCCGGCCTGGGCCCGGCGGATGTACGGCGGGCTGGGCCTGCCCACGACCGCACTCTCCGCCGACCTGAGCGTCCGGGCGCTGCGGCTGACCCTCGCCACGTTGCCCCGCCGGTGGCGGGAGGGGCCGTTGCAGCAGGCCGCCAAGGAACGCGCCGCCCGGCTCACCGGCACGCCGGCCTGA
- a CDS encoding Fur family transcriptional regulator codes for MPGGEELLRSRGLRVTRPRLAVLDVLAAGGHLEVDEITRQVRQRIDSVSTQAVYDVLGALSRAGLSRRIEPAGSPARYEARAGDNHHHVVCRGCGEIADVDCAVGSAPCLDPDIAHGFEVDEAEVTFWGLCPTCQARRSADD; via the coding sequence ATGCCCGGTGGCGAGGAACTGCTCCGGTCGAGGGGCCTGCGGGTCACCCGGCCGCGCCTCGCCGTGCTCGACGTGCTGGCCGCCGGCGGCCACCTCGAGGTCGACGAGATCACCCGCCAGGTGCGCCAGCGCATCGACTCGGTCTCCACCCAGGCGGTCTACGACGTGCTGGGCGCGCTGTCGCGCGCCGGGCTGTCCCGCCGCATCGAGCCGGCCGGCAGCCCCGCCCGCTACGAGGCCCGGGCCGGGGACAACCACCACCACGTCGTCTGCCGGGGCTGCGGGGAGATCGCCGACGTCGACTGCGCGGTCGGCAGCGCGCCCTGCCTGGACCCGGACATCGCCCACGGGTTCGAGGTCGACGAGGCGGAAGTGACGTTCTGGGGCCTCTGCCCCACCTGCCAGGCCCGCCGCTCCGCCGACGACTGA
- a CDS encoding DUF2231 domain-containing protein, with translation MFKEILGLPAHVLVVHAVVVLVPLLALLSAAYVALPRFRARLDWAVAILAVVAPVSAFVAVESGEELTDAFLARGMQGPIVEQIFTHSRYGDILFRWVLPLAVASLLLLFVTSGHRRVPKLPSWVTPVLSVVVVALGVVSLVYVYLTGHSGAETVWGNTL, from the coding sequence ATGTTCAAGGAGATCCTGGGTCTGCCGGCCCACGTGCTGGTGGTGCACGCGGTCGTCGTGCTCGTGCCGCTGCTGGCCCTGCTCTCCGCCGCGTACGTGGCGTTGCCCCGGTTCCGGGCGCGGCTGGACTGGGCGGTGGCGATCCTCGCCGTGGTGGCGCCCGTGTCGGCCTTCGTCGCCGTCGAGTCGGGGGAGGAGCTGACGGACGCGTTCCTCGCCCGGGGCATGCAGGGCCCGATCGTGGAGCAGATCTTCACGCACTCCCGCTACGGCGACATCCTGTTCCGCTGGGTGCTGCCGCTGGCCGTGGCGTCGCTGCTGCTGCTGTTCGTGACGAGCGGGCACCGGCGGGTGCCGAAGCTGCCGTCCTGGGTGACCCCGGTGCTGTCGGTCGTGGTGGTGGCGCTCGGCGTCGTCAGCCTCGTCTACGTGTACCTGACCGGGCACTCCGGGGCCGAGACCGTCTGGGGCAACACCCTCTGA